In Vicinamibacterales bacterium, the DNA window GCGCTCCCGGTTGAACACCCGCGTCATGAACCGGCCGAGGAGCGGCGTCACGGCGAGGATCGCCAGCAGGTACACGCCGATTTGCAGCCAACCGTTGACAGTCATTCAGCCACCAGCGCGAGGCTCGGAAGACGCATTAGAACCTCTCCGGTTTCAACAGCGCGTAGGTGAGGTAGACCAGCAGGCCCGCCGTCACGACGAGACTGAGGATGGTGTCGAGCGTCATGGTTTCAGCCTCTCGCAGCCACGCACGTAGGCCGCGGCGACGACGAAGAAGAGGGCGCTGATGACCACGAACAGGACGTCGAGCATGTTGTCTCCTGCTACCCAGCGTAGGCACGGGCCCGTTCAAACGGACTTAGAAACCCATAAAAAGAACGTAAACCCGTGACCCGCAGCGATCTCGAGCCGTTAGCATGAAGGCATGCCGGAGATTGCGCGCCCATCGGCGGACCAGCTCCTGGACCGCCTGAGGAGCGAGACACGCGCCAGGCTGCGCGTCTACATCGGTGCCGCGCCAGGGGTCGGTAAGACGTACCGTATGCTCAAGGATGCGGTCGCGTTGAAGGCGAGCGGCGCCGACATCGTCGTCGGCCTGGTCGAGACCTACGGCCGCGTCGAGACGGACGCGCAGGTCGCTGACCTCGAGATCGTCCCGAAGAAGGCACTGCCGCACAAGGGGGTCGAACTCGAGGAGATGGATCTCGACGCGCTGCTCGCGCGCAAGCCGCAGATTTGCGTCGTCGACGAGCTCGCGCACACCAACGTGCCCGGCAGCCGGCACGAGAAGCGGTACCAGGACGTGATCGAGCTGCTCGACGCCGGCATCACCGTGATGACGGCCGTCAACGTCCAGCACCTCGAGACGCTCAACGATCTGGTCAGCCGCGTCACCGGCGTGCGCGTGCGCGAGACCGTGCCGGACACGTTCCTCGATCGCGCCGACGACGTCGTCAACGTCGACGTGACTGTCGAGGACCTGCGCGCCCGGCTCCGCCAGGGAAAGATCTACCGTCCGGAGAAGATCGAGCAGGCGCTGACCAACTTCTTCCGCGAGGGCAACCTGTCGACGCTGCGCGAGCTGGCGCTGCGCGCGGTCGCCGACGAAGTGGGGGAGAAGGCGGCGTCCTACCGCCAGCGCGAGGGGCTGGAGCCCGGGCTCATCCCCGAGCGCGTCATGGTATGCACGAGCGCCAGCCTCAGCGCGCCGCGCGTCATCCGGGCCGGGGCCCGCATCGCCGGCCGGCTCGGGGCGCGCTGGTACGCCGTCTACGTCGAGACGCCGTCGGAGCTGCCCGAGCGGATCGGGACGGCCGATCGCGAGCAGCTGCAGCGCAACATCTCCCTCGCCGAATCGCTCGGCGCGACGGTCGTGCGCGTCAAGGCGGACCGGCCCGCCGACGGCCTCGTCGCCTTCGCCCAGCGCGAGGGCATCACCCACGTCATCTTCGGCCAGTCGTCGCGGACGCGTTTGGAGATTCTGATGAAGGGGTCGACGCTCAACCGCTTTCTCGAAGAGGTCAAGGACGCGGCCGTACAGGTGGTGCCCTTATGAAAGTGTCACATGGCCTGCCGGCGGTCGCGCTGGCCGCATCGCTTGTCGCGGCCGGCTGTGGCGACGTCAATGGCGCCCTCGCCAGACTCGCCGCCGCGCGCCAGGCTGCCGCCGATCTGCAGCTGGCGTTCACCCGGGCGGTCGACGCCTCCAACCGCGCTGTGATGGCCGAGACGGATGCGGAGTCGGTCCGCGACGCGCAGGACGCGATTGCCGCGAGACAGGCGGCGCATCGCGACATCGATGCGTTGCGGCCGCTGCTCGATCAGCTCGGTTATACCGACGAGAAGCGGATGCTGGATCAGTTCGCCGGCCGCTTCGCCGCGTATGAGACGCTCGACGGACAGATCCTGGACCTTGCGGTCGAAAACACCAACCTCAAGGCTCAGCGCCTGTCGTTCGACGCCGGCGAGGCGGCGGCCGGTGCGTTTCGCGACGCAGTGCAGGCGCTCACCGCCGCCCAGACGCGCGACGCCTGGCGCGTAAGAGCGACCGCCGCGACCGCGCTGGCGGCGATCCGCGAGATCCAGGTCCTGCAGGGACCGCACATCGCCGCCGCCGAGGACGCGTCGATGACGAGATTCGAGACATCGATGCAGGCCGAGGAGACGATGGCGCGCGGCGCGCTGGGCGATCTGGCCCCGCTCGTCGACGCCGCATCCCGGCCGAAACTCACGGCTGCGGCCAACGCCCTGGATCGGTTCGTGAGCGTCAACGCCCAGATCATCACGCTGTCGCGGCGCAACACCAACGTTCGCTCGCTGGCACTGTCGCTGAATCAGAAGCAGCAGCTGATTCCCCCCTGCGATCAGAGCTTGCGCGAGCTGCGCGACGCGCTGGCCCACCGCGGCTACCCCAAGGGACGCTGGGAATAGGCGCGTCGATTCGCGGCGATCGTCCTGCGCATGTGGCGCGCGCACGAGGAGCGCGGTCTCTAAAGCAACGTCCCGCGCAGCACCACCAATGCCACCGAGAAGTAGATCACCAGCCCGGTGACGTCAACGAGCGTCGCGACGAACGGGGCGGAGGACGTGGCCGGATCGAAGCCAAGCCGGCGCAGCAGCAGCGGCAGCAGCGATCCGATCAACGTGCCCCACATCACCACCCCGACCAGCGCGAAGGCGACGGTAAATGCCAGCAGGAGCCAGTGCTGTCCGTAGATGTCGGAGAAGGCCGACCACACCGTAATGCGCAGGAAGCCGACGATGGCCAGGATCGTACCAAGCGCGAGCCCCGCCCCCAGCTCGCGCCGCATCACCTTCCACCAGTCGCGCAGCGTCAGCTCGCCGAGCGCCAGCGCGCGGATCACCAGCGTCGAGGCCTGCGACCCCGAATTGCCGCCGCTCGAGATGATGAGCGGCACGAACAGCGCGAGCAGCACCGCCTTCTCGATCTCATGCTCGAAGAACCCCATCGCCGTGGCGGTCAGCATTTCGCCGAGGAACAGCGCCGTCAGCCAGCCGGCCCGCTTCTGCACCATCTTGAGGAAGCCGATCTCCATGTACGGTTCGTCGAGCGCCTCCGAACCGCCGATGCGCTGGATGTCTTTCGTCGCCTCGCTCTCGGCCACGTCGAGCACGTCGTCGATTGTGACGATGCCGATCAGGACTCCGGCGGTGTCGGTGACCGGCAGCGCCGAGCGATCGTGCTGGCGGAAGGCGGCCACCGCGGTCTGCTGATCGTCGGTGGCCTTCAACGCGACGAAGCGGCGGTCCATCAGGTCCGACACCTTGCGCGCCGGATCGGTGAGCAGGAACTCGCGGATCCGGATGTCGTCGGTCAGCCCGCCCTGCGGATCGACGACGTAGATGACGTTCAGCGTCTCGGAGTCCTGCCCGTGCGTGCGCACGTAGTCGAGCACCTGCTGAACGGTCCAGTCCTCGTGGACGGCCACATAGTCGGGCGTCATCAGGCGCCCGACCGTGTGTTCGGGATAGCCCAGCAGGGTGACGGCGATCGCCCGCTCTTTCGGCGTGAGCAGCGCGAGCAGTTCGCGGGTGGCGGTGGCGGGCAGTTCCTCCAGGAACATGGTGCGGTCGTCTGGCGCCATGTTGTTGAGCAGGCCGGCGACGTCCTCTTTCGACAGCGTCTTGAGCAGCGCCTCGCGGGCGTCCTGCGCGAGATACTCGAATGTCGCCGCGGCGTCGCGGCGCGGCAGGAGCCGGAACACCACCGCCTGGTCGTCGAGATTCAGGTCAGCGAGCAGCTCGGCGAGATCCGCCGCCGGGCGGTTCCTGACGATGTCGCGAAGCTGCGTGAAGTCGCGCGTGCGGACGGCGGTGGCAAGCTCGTCGGCGGGCTTGGCCACCTGCCGTATCGCCTGCAGTGCGCTGTCGCGCTCTGGACCGTTCAGTTGTTGGGCCATTTGAGTCAATGCGGCTCTGACGACGTCGTGATGATGGATATGAGGACCGATGGACCTGGCGGCATCCAGCCAGATGCTGTGAATCAGCTCGAGATCGCGTGCGCTGAGCGCCGGCGCGTGGGCGCCGATGTGGAAGATGTCGGCGCGGCCGCTGGCGTGGTGAATGACCAGGCGAACATCGCCGGCGACTCGGTGAGGCCCGCGCTCCCACGCCTCGCCGAGGAACCTCGCCTGCGCCTCCGCCGAGAGCGTCGCCGACTCGCCGACGTAGAGCTCCGACGCCTGCAGCCGCGCCAGCGCCGCGACGATCGCGTCGAAGACGTCGCTCGCCGGTACGACCAGCAGCCGCACCGGCCTGGCATAGCGCTCGGCAATCGCCAGCACCCGCGCGAAGAGCAGCTGCTCCGCGGCGGTTGGCGTCGTGTCGTCGAGTCCGTCCTCCTCGACGTCGACATCGCGCAGCCGCGCGGTCATGACGACGATGTCGCGGTCGCGGGGCGTCCGGAGAGCCGCCGCCACGTGCATCAGCGCGTGCGGATTGCGCACCGACACCAGCAGGCAGCCTGGTCGTGGATCGACGCGCTCCAGTGACAGCTCGTCGGACGGACGCAGCTGGAAGGCGTCGAACTCGGCAAGCGGCGCCGCCGGCGCGAACTCGCCGCGCGACATGACCAAGGTGACCGCGACCGCCAGCAGCATTAGCGTCGCGGTCATCGTCGGAGCGTCGCGGTACCCAAGGAGGGCCAGCTCCGGCAGCGCCAGCAGCGCCAGCACCGCCCACAGCGCCGGTCCCCACCAGGCCGCCGCGAAGCGCCCGGGCAGCGCCGCACCGATCGACGGTTCGCCGCGCCTGGCGCGCAGCCGGATCAGGGCGGCCACGTGCAGGACGATCGAGAACGCCAGGCTCGCCGTGTAGGCCCGCGCCAGCCATTCGACGCGCCCGCTGCTCGTCACGATGACGACGGCCGCGGCGAAGGCGACCGTGTCGACCGTCCGGGCGAGCGTGCCGAACGTCGGATGGGCGACGCGGAACATGTCCGACAGCACGCCGCGCGTCGACAGGCGGCTCACCGCGGTTTCCACCGCCGTCAGCGCCGATCGCGCCGCCTGCGCGAGCATGAACGCGGCCACCACAATCAGGGCGAGCGTGACCAGCGCCGCCAGCCACCTCGGCGCCGCGAGCTGCGCCACCAGGGCGAGCAGGGGCGCGCCCATCCAGGCTGGCCTCGCGGCTTCAGGGATGAGCCCGGCGAAGAGAAACGTCGAGCCGGCGGTCACGACCACCGAGAATGCGCCGACGATGACGGCCGTGCGGTGCAGGCCGCGGATCCGCGGCGGCTCGAGCTCGCCGGCGACCCGCCACAGGCCCTCGCCGCCGCCGATCGCCGGGAGCGCCCAAGCGAGCGCCCGCAGCAGGCCGATGATCGTCGCCGCGGCCGGCAGCACGCCCGACCACGACGGCCGCAGCTCGATCGGAAAAGCCGGCAGGACGACGCCCGGCCAGCCGGTCCGCGCGATGCCCGTGAGCCAGACCCCGGCCACCAGGCCGATCAGCACCGCCGAGGACACCCAGATGTTCCGCACCCGCTCGCGGACGCCGAGCAGGTGGCCGGTTCGAGCGCGGATCCAGAGATAGCCCAGCAGGAGCAGCGCCGCCGCGGTCGCGACGTCGGCGATCGTCGCCTGGCGCACGAATCGACGCACCCCGGACACCGCGAACGCGGCCGTGCCGGCGTAGTGGCCGAAGACCTCGCACGCGAGGGCTGCGGCGAGGAGGCGCTCGACGAGGACCGTCGCCGATGCGGCCAGCGAGGCTCGCGCCCCGAACGCCCGCTCGACGCGCCCGGGCATACCGCCCGGCACCAGGAGCGCCCAGCTCTCGACGTCGATGGCCCGGCAGAGGAGGCCGATACCGACCGCGCCGAGCACCAGCCACGGGCCGGCGGATCCGGCGCCGGCAATCGCTATCGATGCCACGTAAAAAGCCGCGAACCCCAGGTCGGGGATCGCCAGCGCCGCGGCCCGCGACGCCGACGCGAACGACACCAGCGCGCGCGTGGCGAGCACGATGCGCACACGTGTCGACGGCGGCGTGGTCATGAACGCCACCCATCGTAACCCAGCGATGTATCATCGGCGCCCATGCATCTTCAGCCGATCGACTGGCTGATCGCCGCGATCATCCTCGTCGTCTGCTTCTTCCCGGCGCTCTTCTTCGGCAGGCTGGCCGGACGGAGCACCTCGGAGTTCTTTGTGTCGGGTCGCTCGGTGCCATGGTGGCTCGCGGGCCTGTCGATGGTCGCCACGACGTTCAGCAGCGACACGCCGAACTGGGTGACGCAGCAGGTGCGGCAGTACGGTGTCGCGGGCAACTGGCAGTGGTGGGCGTTCGTCCTGAGCGGCGTCGCCACGGTGTTCTTCTTCGCGCGGCTCTGGCGCCGGTCGGGGGTGATGACCGACCTCGAGTTCTACGAGCTCCGCTACTCGGGCGCCGCGGCATCCGTCGTGCGCGGGTTCCGCGCTGTCTACCTGGGACTGTTCTTCAACTGTTTCATCATGGCGATGGTCACGCTCGCCGCCTGCAAGATCGCCAACATCCTGTTCGGGCTCGCCCCCTGGCAGACGATTGCCGTGTGCGGCGTCCTCAACGTCATCTTTGCCGCGCACGCCGGCCTGTGGGGCGTGCTGGTCATCGACATGGTGCAGTTCTTCGTGAAGATGACGGCCGTGGTGGCGGCGGCCTACTTCTCGCTGAAGGCAGTGGCCCAGCACGCGGGGCTCGGCGACAGCGCGCTCGTCGGGCTGCACACGCTCGTCCACACGCTCGGCGGCCAGCAGGTCATCATGCACGGCGCCAGCCCGGTTGCTTCGGCGATCGATGGCACCGGCCAGCCCTATCTCGCGCTCCTCCCGAACTTCTCGACGGGCGAGCTGGCACTGATGATCTTCATCGTGCCGGTCGCGATCGGGTGGTGGGCCAACTGGTACCCGGGATCTGAGCCCGGCGGCGGCAGCTATATCGCCCAGCGCATGCTGGCTTCACGATCGGAGAAGGACGCGCTCGCCGGGACGCTTTTCTTCAATCTCGCGCACTACGTGATCCGGCCGTGGCCGTGGATCATCACCGCGCTCTGTTCGATTCTCGTCTTCCCTGAACTGAAGGATATCCAAGCGGCCTTTCCGAACGCGGATCCCACGCTCATCGGCCACGACAGCGCGTTTTCCGCGATGCTGATGTTCATGCCCGCCGGCTTCGTCGGCCTCATGGTCGGAGGGCTGATCGCGGCCAACTCCTCGACGATCCTGACGCATCTCAACTGGGGATCGTCGTACCTGGTTCACGATTTCTACCGCCGTTTCCTGCGGCCAACCGCCGACGAACGGCACTATGTCGCGGTCGGCCGCCTCTGCACGCTCGTGCTCTACGTCGTCGCGGCCTGCCTGAGCCGGCTGCTCGAGTCGGCGCAGGACGCCTTCGAGGTGCTGATCTCGATCGGCGCCGGCACCGGACTGCTGTACATCCTTCGCTGGTACTGGTGGCGGATCAACGCCTGGTGCGAGGTCGTGGCGATGGTCAGCTCGTTTTCGATCTCGGTGACGTTCTTCTTGATGCGCAAAGCGGGGCATCCGCTGCCATTCGCGGACAGCGTGATCTATTCCGTGGCGTTCACGACCCTGGCATGGCTCGTCACGGCCTTCGTCGGGAGCCAGACCAGCCGCGAGCGTCTCGTCGCGTTCTACCGCCAGGTGCATCCCTCAGGGCCGGGCTGGACGCCGATCCGTATCGCCGCCGGCATTTCCGACGCGGAGGCCGCCGCAACCGAAGACAGCCTCTTCCGCGCGGCGATCGGCTGGATCGCCGGCTGCCTGACGATCTGGTCGGCGCTGTTCGGAATAGGGGAATTGCTCTACGGGCGTTCGCTCCAGGCACTGGGCCTGACCGCCGTCTTCGCGGTCAGCGCGGGGGTGCTGGTCTACACCGTCAACACGCTTTGGACGGACAGCCGGCGGAACGCGAATTTCGATCCTGTTGAAGCGCCCTGATCCGGAGGGCGGCTAATCCGGGATGACGGGCGGAACCGTGTCGGCTTCTTTTGGCGGCGTCGGGCCGAGCAGCGCGCGGAGCTCGTCGCCTTCGACGACCTCCTTGTCGAGCAGGCGGCGGGAGAGCTCGTCGAGGAACTCCCGGCGCTCGCGCAGGACGCGGCGTGCCTCGTTGTGGGCCTCGGTCAGGATCCGCTTGATCTCGCCGTCGATCTGCTGCGCGGTATCTTCGGAGTGCGGTCCGCGCTCGCTCATGAACGCCGCGTCGAGAAACTTCGTGCCGCGCTGCCCGTCGTAGTTGACGGCGCCGAGCGCGTCGCTCATGCCGTATTCCGTGACCATGGCGCGCGCGATGTCGGTCGCGCGCTGCAGATCGTTGGCTGCGCCGGTCGAGATCTCGGCAAAGGCGATTTCCTCGGCCGAGCGGCCGCCGAGCAGGACGGCCAGCTGCGAGTTGAGGTCGGATCGACTCATCAGGTAGCGATCCTCGAGCGGCAGCTGCATGGTGTAGCCGAGCGCGCCGAAACCGCGCCCGATGATCGAGATCTTGTGGACCGGATCGAGGTTCGGCAGCACGCTCGCGACGATCGCGTGGCCCGCCTCGTGGTAGGCGACGATGCGCCGCTCCCGGTCGCTCATCGCGCGCTTCTTCTCGAGGCCCGCGATGATGCGATCGATCGCGTCGTCGAAGTCCTTCCGGTCGACCGCCGGCTTGTCCTTGCGCGCCGCGAGCAGCGCTGCCTCGTTCACCAGATTGGCCAGATCGGCCCCGGCGAACCCGGCCGTCCGCGCCGCGACCACCTTGAGATCGACGTTGGCGCCGATCTTCACC includes these proteins:
- a CDS encoding sodium:solute symporter family protein, whose amino-acid sequence is MHLQPIDWLIAAIILVVCFFPALFFGRLAGRSTSEFFVSGRSVPWWLAGLSMVATTFSSDTPNWVTQQVRQYGVAGNWQWWAFVLSGVATVFFFARLWRRSGVMTDLEFYELRYSGAAASVVRGFRAVYLGLFFNCFIMAMVTLAACKIANILFGLAPWQTIAVCGVLNVIFAAHAGLWGVLVIDMVQFFVKMTAVVAAAYFSLKAVAQHAGLGDSALVGLHTLVHTLGGQQVIMHGASPVASAIDGTGQPYLALLPNFSTGELALMIFIVPVAIGWWANWYPGSEPGGGSYIAQRMLASRSEKDALAGTLFFNLAHYVIRPWPWIITALCSILVFPELKDIQAAFPNADPTLIGHDSAFSAMLMFMPAGFVGLMVGGLIAANSSTILTHLNWGSSYLVHDFYRRFLRPTADERHYVAVGRLCTLVLYVVAACLSRLLESAQDAFEVLISIGAGTGLLYILRWYWWRINAWCEVVAMVSSFSISVTFFLMRKAGHPLPFADSVIYSVAFTTLAWLVTAFVGSQTSRERLVAFYRQVHPSGPGWTPIRIAAGISDAEAAATEDSLFRAAIGWIAGCLTIWSALFGIGELLYGRSLQALGLTAVFAVSAGVLVYTVNTLWTDSRRNANFDPVEAP
- a CDS encoding K(+)-transporting ATPase subunit F, encoding MTLDTILSLVVTAGLLVYLTYALLKPERF
- a CDS encoding universal stress protein — protein: MPEIARPSADQLLDRLRSETRARLRVYIGAAPGVGKTYRMLKDAVALKASGADIVVGLVETYGRVETDAQVADLEIVPKKALPHKGVELEEMDLDALLARKPQICVVDELAHTNVPGSRHEKRYQDVIELLDAGITVMTAVNVQHLETLNDLVSRVTGVRVRETVPDTFLDRADDVVNVDVTVEDLRARLRQGKIYRPEKIEQALTNFFREGNLSTLRELALRAVADEVGEKAASYRQREGLEPGLIPERVMVCTSASLSAPRVIRAGARIAGRLGARWYAVYVETPSELPERIGTADREQLQRNISLAESLGATVVRVKADRPADGLVAFAQREGITHVIFGQSSRTRLEILMKGSTLNRFLEEVKDAAVQVVPL
- the mgtE gene encoding magnesium transporter gives rise to the protein MTTPPSTRVRIVLATRALVSFASASRAAALAIPDLGFAAFYVASIAIAGAGSAGPWLVLGAVGIGLLCRAIDVESWALLVPGGMPGRVERAFGARASLAASATVLVERLLAAALACEVFGHYAGTAAFAVSGVRRFVRQATIADVATAAALLLLGYLWIRARTGHLLGVRERVRNIWVSSAVLIGLVAGVWLTGIARTGWPGVVLPAFPIELRPSWSGVLPAAATIIGLLRALAWALPAIGGGEGLWRVAGELEPPRIRGLHRTAVIVGAFSVVVTAGSTFLFAGLIPEAARPAWMGAPLLALVAQLAAPRWLAALVTLALIVVAAFMLAQAARSALTAVETAVSRLSTRGVLSDMFRVAHPTFGTLARTVDTVAFAAAVVIVTSSGRVEWLARAYTASLAFSIVLHVAALIRLRARRGEPSIGAALPGRFAAAWWGPALWAVLALLALPELALLGYRDAPTMTATLMLLAVAVTLVMSRGEFAPAAPLAEFDAFQLRPSDELSLERVDPRPGCLLVSVRNPHALMHVAAALRTPRDRDIVVMTARLRDVDVEEDGLDDTTPTAAEQLLFARVLAIAERYARPVRLLVVPASDVFDAIVAALARLQASELYVGESATLSAEAQARFLGEAWERGPHRVAGDVRLVIHHASGRADIFHIGAHAPALSARDLELIHSIWLDAARSIGPHIHHHDVVRAALTQMAQQLNGPERDSALQAIRQVAKPADELATAVRTRDFTQLRDIVRNRPAADLAELLADLNLDDQAVVFRLLPRRDAAATFEYLAQDAREALLKTLSKEDVAGLLNNMAPDDRTMFLEELPATATRELLALLTPKERAIAVTLLGYPEHTVGRLMTPDYVAVHEDWTVQQVLDYVRTHGQDSETLNVIYVVDPQGGLTDDIRIREFLLTDPARKVSDLMDRRFVALKATDDQQTAVAAFRQHDRSALPVTDTAGVLIGIVTIDDVLDVAESEATKDIQRIGGSEALDEPYMEIGFLKMVQKRAGWLTALFLGEMLTATAMGFFEHEIEKAVLLALFVPLIISSGGNSGSQASTLVIRALALGELTLRDWWKVMRRELGAGLALGTILAIVGFLRITVWSAFSDIYGQHWLLLAFTVAFALVGVVMWGTLIGSLLPLLLRRLGFDPATSSAPFVATLVDVTGLVIYFSVALVVLRGTLL